The following coding sequences lie in one Planifilum fimeticola genomic window:
- a CDS encoding type III polyketide synthase, protein MARIVSVGTAVPEYEVDQREARDFARGLFREAFGDIDRLLKIFDHAAIERRRFSRPRSWFEQDHSFAERNGAYVEAACNLGEEAVRRCLEGAGLTPREVDHFIFVSSTGLSTPSIDAHLVNRLGMNPQVKRTPLWGLGCAGGAAGLARAFEVARAFPERRVLLLALELCGLTFRRNDLSKSNLVATSLFADGAAAVLVAGEEAEVSADGPRIVDAMSMTWPSSLNVMGWEVVDDGLKVIFSKDIPSIVRRQVRPVVEGFLRRWDLTPDRVGRYIAHPGGAKVLAAYEEALSLKETALSSARSVLRSHGNMSSATVLFVLEREMRNQPERGTYGLITALGPGFSLELMLIRWGEEIAPGKSRIMEGFPRGDRVGTGVPVSESAWAPSPDPLESFLPSHI, encoded by the coding sequence TTGGCGCGAATTGTCTCGGTGGGAACCGCCGTACCCGAATATGAAGTGGATCAGCGGGAGGCGCGGGACTTTGCCCGCGGGCTGTTCCGGGAGGCGTTTGGGGACATTGACCGGTTGTTGAAAATCTTTGATCACGCGGCCATTGAGCGGCGGCGGTTCAGCAGACCCCGGTCCTGGTTTGAACAGGACCATTCCTTTGCCGAGCGGAATGGAGCCTATGTGGAAGCGGCGTGCAATCTGGGGGAGGAAGCGGTTCGGCGCTGCCTGGAGGGAGCGGGACTGACGCCCCGGGAGGTGGATCACTTTATCTTCGTCTCCTCCACCGGCCTGTCGACCCCCAGCATCGATGCTCATCTCGTCAACCGGTTGGGCATGAACCCCCAGGTGAAGCGGACCCCCCTCTGGGGATTGGGCTGTGCCGGCGGAGCGGCGGGGCTTGCCCGCGCCTTTGAAGTGGCCCGGGCGTTTCCGGAAAGGCGCGTCCTCCTGCTCGCCCTGGAATTGTGCGGGCTCACCTTTCGCCGGAATGATCTGTCCAAAAGCAATCTGGTGGCCACTTCGCTGTTTGCCGACGGGGCCGCCGCGGTGCTGGTTGCCGGGGAAGAGGCGGAGGTGAGCGCGGACGGGCCGCGGATCGTCGACGCGATGAGCATGACCTGGCCCAGTTCCCTGAACGTGATGGGTTGGGAAGTGGTGGATGACGGCCTGAAGGTGATTTTCTCCAAGGATATTCCGTCCATCGTGCGCCGGCAAGTGAGGCCGGTGGTGGAGGGGTTTTTGCGCCGGTGGGATTTGACCCCCGACCGGGTGGGGAGGTATATCGCCCATCCCGGGGGAGCCAAGGTGCTGGCCGCCTACGAGGAGGCTCTTTCCTTGAAGGAGACAGCCCTGTCCAGCGCCCGCTCCGTCCTGCGCAGCCACGGAAACATGTCTTCGGCGACCGTGTTGTTTGTGTTGGAGCGGGAAATGCGGAATCAGCCCGAAAGGGGAACCTACGGGCTGATCACGGCCCTCGGTCCCGGATTCAGCCTGGAACTGATGCTCATCCGATGGGGAGAGGAGATCGCGCCGGGGAAAAGCCGGATAATGGAGGGTTTCCCCCGGGGAGACCGCGTCGGGACGGGGGTTCCGGTTTCGGAATCGGCGTGGGCCCCTTCGCCGGATCCGCTGGAATCGTTCCTGCCGAGTCATATTTGA
- a CDS encoding DUF2621 family protein — MSQWMFWAVLFWGLFMLAFLGIGGYFMFRKFLKSLPREDGKSILEWQEYYIEQTRHLWTEEQKELLEELVRPVPKLFRDVARQKIAGKIGELALKEKATEMRDDLIIRGYILATPRRDHKFLIKTLQKKNIDLTPYRELL; from the coding sequence ATGTCGCAATGGATGTTCTGGGCAGTGCTCTTCTGGGGATTGTTCATGCTGGCCTTTCTCGGCATCGGCGGATATTTCATGTTTCGCAAGTTCCTCAAATCGCTGCCCCGGGAAGACGGCAAATCGATCTTGGAATGGCAGGAATACTATATCGAGCAGACCCGCCATCTGTGGACGGAGGAGCAAAAGGAACTGCTGGAGGAGCTGGTTCGTCCGGTTCCCAAGCTGTTTCGGGATGTGGCCCGCCAGAAGATCGCCGGAAAGATCGGCGAGCTGGCATTAAAGGAAAAGGCGACGGAGATGCGGGACGATCTCATCATCCGGGGATACATCCTTGCCACTCCCCGCCGGGACCACAAGTTTCTGATCAAGACGCTGCAGAAGAAAAACATCGATCTGACCCCCTACCGGGAACTGCTGTAA